One stretch of Callospermophilus lateralis isolate mCalLat2 chromosome 11, mCalLat2.hap1, whole genome shotgun sequence DNA includes these proteins:
- the Cdk5r1 gene encoding cyclin-dependent kinase 5 activator 1, translated as MGTVLSLSPSYRKATLFEDGAATVGHYTAVQNSKNAKDKNLKRHSIISVLPWKRIVAVSAKKKNSKKVQPNSSYQNNITHLNNENLKKSLSCANLSTFAQPPPAQPPAPPANQLSGSQTGVSSSVKKAPHPSVTSAGTPKRVIVQASTSELLRCLGEFLCRRCYRLKHLSPTDPVLWLRSVDRSLLLQGWQDQGFITPANVVFLYMLCRDVISSEVGSDHELQAVLLTCLYLSYSYMGNEISYPLKPFLVESCKEAFWDRCLSVINLMSSKMLQINADPHYFTQVFSDLKNESGQEDKKRLLLGLDR; from the coding sequence ATGGGCACGGTGCTGTCCCTGTCCCCCAGCTACCGGAAGGCCACGCTGTTTGAGGATGGCGCGGCCACGGTGGGCCACTACACGGCCGTGCAGAACAGCAAGAACGCCAAGGACAAGAACCTGAAGCGGCACTCCATCATTTCCGTGCTGCCTTGGAAGAGGATTGTGGCCGTGTCAGCCAAGAAGAAGAACTCCAAGAAGGTGCAGCCCAACAGCAGCTACCAGAACAACATCACGCACCTCAACAATGAGAACCTGAAGAAGTCGCTGTCCTGCGCCAACCTGTCCACATTCGCCCAGCCCCCACCGGCCCAGCCGCCCGCACCCCCGGCCAACCAGCTCTCAGGCTCCCAGACCGGGGTCTCCTCCTCTGTCAAGAAGGCCCCGCACCCCTCCGTCACTTCCGCAGGGACGCCCAAACGGGTCATCGTCCAGGCATCCACCAGCGAGCTGCTGCGCTGCCTGGGCGAATTTCTCTGCCGCCGGTGCTACCGCCTGAAGCACCTGTCCCCAACGGACCCCGTGCTTTGGCTGCGCAGTGTGGACCGCTCCCTGCTTCTGCAGGGCTGGCAGGACCAGGGCTTCATCACGCCGGCCAACGTGGTCTTCCTCTATATGCTCTGCAGGGATGTTATCTCGTCTGAGGTGGGTTCAGACCATGAGCTCCAGGCCGTCCTGCTGACCTGCCTGTACCTCTCCTATTCCTACATGGGCAACGAGATCTCCTACCCGCTCAAGCCCTTCCTGGTGGAGAGCTGTAAGGAGGCCTTTTGGGACCGTTGCCTCTCTGTCATCAACCTCATGAGCTCCAAGATGCTGCAGATCAATGCTGACCCACACTATTTCACACAGGTGTTCTCCGACCTGAAGAATGAGAGTGGCCAGGAGGACAAGAAGAGGCTCCTTCTAGGGCTTGATCGGTGA